The Opisthocomus hoazin isolate bOpiHoa1 chromosome 22, bOpiHoa1.hap1, whole genome shotgun sequence genomic sequence GTATACTGTAAGTCTGAGAGACCAGCATGATCAAACCTATTCTCATTCAGGATCTCGCCACCCCAACCCGTCTCTTTACTATTACTCCTTGAACACTCATGGCCTCGCTctctaactttttaaaaatataacattttttgTTCTTTGCAAAAGCCAAGAAACAGAGTCTGCCCACCCTGGTATCATAACACAACATGCTGCAGCGTTAGCACGAACGAGTAAATCACACGGCTGCCACACACAAAAATTTAGGCCAGCCTGTTTCTGCAGGCACATTATTTCACCTGAACAGAGCAAGCTGTCTCATGTAGCACGTCTCCCTGGCAGCTGAGGGACTGTCCTTCGTTACCCCGCTTGGTATTTTCTGGGCAAACACCTTTTTCTGCTCAATCTCCATAGCATATTCAGAGTGGGAACTGCATGTCAGGGGCTCAGCTCAGGTTTCTGTTCACTCACTGGACTTTTGTGGTGTGCTTTTCAGGGCTCAGCTTTCCCATCCTCTCTCTCCAGGCAGAAGCGCACCCTGTGAGGGAGAAAGGAAACACACTTTGAGAAAGCATTAGAGACCGTGTGGCACCAGCTCGTTGCAATGCCTGTGGCCCAGAGCAGCACCAACGATAAAACgagcccagctcctcctccccAAGGCGATGTTTCCCAACTCCCTCTCAGCTCACTCCCTGTTGCCACCAGCTGCACACAAACCGAACGCCATGCTGCCAAAACGCACGTGGTTCTGATTCATGACCAAGCTCATGCCTCAGACTGGCTTTAAAAGTAACGTTGATACCACAGAGCAGAAGCCCATATTCTAGCTGGTGCTGGGGGAGTCAAAGAAAACTCCGATAACAACTTCTAAATTATATAATTACTGAAGAAGTAATTTGCTTACATTTAAAATTGCAGAAAATAGTGGATGGGTGCGCCTAAAGGGAAAAAGGCATGCCAGCTTGCACCATGTTACCTACTGCAAGGGCTTGAAAGCCCAACTTGTGCTCCTGGGGATTTCTCTTTTTCAGGAGGACACAACTCCACGAAACTAACAGTAGGAAGCTAGCACTGCTTCCCTTGCAGAACGCACTCTGCTAAATATCCTATGCAAAAGGCATTAGCAATTACAACTACGTCCATCCTGCAGTCCAGGGCTGACCTTAGGGAGAGAAGTCCTGAATTTGCCATCAGAGAGGACTCAAAGGAGCTCCCTCCAGTAAACAGAGCATCGTTATTGCAGCAGTGGtggaaagaaaacaattaaacaaGCCCAAATGAAATCACACAGTGAAGGACTTTGGCTCAAGTTGTTCGAATTTGTTACCCAGTAACCTTAAAAGATTACTAAAACATGAAAAGGTGCTAGATAAGATTTCTGATGCTAAATTCCCAGCTCTCTCTTACATGACTGCAACCCAGGCAGGGAGCAATGAGCAAGCCCAAAACCAGAGGACGGGACCTGGAGGGTGAAATAGGAGTAAACTATTCCCAAACACAGCCGACAGCGCCGTGCTTCTGTACGCTAGCTAGGCAGGCACAGCCTTCCCCCAGGACCATGCCCTGCCCACGCTGTTGTAATTTGTTCATCGGGGTGtgaggctgggagagggaggCTTTCCCCTGAAGCTGTGTGAGATTGCAGTAAAGATTATTGATCCACAGAGAACAAGTAACAAGAGCATGAACCTCCGGTCCCAAACACTATCCGTGCGTTTTATCCAGCATTGCTTTAATCCGCATCTACACTGGAAACAGGGACTGGACTCCTGAGCTTTGTTCTTCCCAATCAGTGCCTGCAGTTTCCAGATTCATGCTTCCGTCCTCCAGGATTTCGCAGAAAGCAAAATTTCTTACCAAAAAGTCCACTGTAAAACTACAGAAAGCAACCAGAGTTACAGAAACGACAGAAGAGACCGAGATGCTATTCACCTTTTACATTGCCTAGCTTACAGACTAACAGCACATCTTCAGCTGAGTAGCTCTGCCCGCCTTGCCATTCAAACCAGTACTCCCCGCGAGAAGAGGGCTGCTGTGAGACAAACTAGGTGGCACTCGCATGGCATCAAGCAGCATTTGAACAACTGAAGTATTTTCAGATTCATCAGCTCATTCTGCTTCTACGGAATTTTTCTGCAATTTCTACAAATCATCAGTGATTTGTACTTTGATGGTAGGGAGCAAACGTGCATCTTGACAGATTTCCAGCCAGAAACTTCATCTCTTTCTAAATTGGCATCAATTCCTCACTGCATTACAGATGAAAAGGGATATTTACAGTAGTTTAATGCATGTAATATGTATCAAAATTATACACAGCTCTACACAGTGTAGTTCAGGGGTTTTTTGAGGAAGAGCGGCTCTTTCCAAATCTGTATATTTTCCATTTGTGAAAGCATTTGGGAATGAAATGGCACGCATCAGGCTAAAAGGGTTAATATCCAGATGCCTCAGACAGACGGCATTATTAGTCTGACTGGGCTTGACATCAAGTTTTCAAAGTTAAGGAGCTTTGGTTACTTGGATGGCTGACAATCTGAGAACAGCCGGTGCTCTAAGCCCGATGCTTTCTGTAACAGCAATGGGCAACACTACAGCTTTGCATAAACAGGCTTttagcaaaaaaccaaaaagttacACCTAGATCAACCAGACCATACAAGTACTTCAGAAAATGCTGTTGCAACTTCTAGTTTAGGACTCCTACCAGCAAAGGCTGAAGCAAGGACAGAGAACAGTCCttgcacttttattttttatgctttttttcatttttctgctacAACGCACACCCAAAGTGTTCCATAAGTGTTCAATCTATTCAGTAGAAAATAGTACAGCAAATACAAGAATCTGAAGAACGTCTCTCTGATGCACCAAACTACAGTTTACAGCCCTTGCTCTTTCCGTGTTCACTCTAACCATTTTCCCCACGAGATGGGTCAGATGTTTTGAAAGGGAATATAAACACGATTAAAACACTCTTAGAACCATACGAACAAGAGCTATCAGTTCAAAAGCGACTATGTACTTCCTCCCCTTTACATATATCAGAAATCGAGATTTCTGGGAGCAGAGAAGGCAAAAAGACTCGGATTTGTCACAGGGACATCAAGCAGGAAAGCACCAAACTCCATCAGCCCCTTCACAAGTCCCAGTACACAGGTAAATGACAGAAAATTCCCAGGTAAACATACACAGCAGAAAGACTTTCATCTTGTTACAAGGAACAGACATCTCACACCCATCAATAGTAGTACTGACATTACAGTACCAATCAACACTCCTTAAAGGCAAGTGGAAGTAGAGGTAATGTATGTGTGTGCGTATACACACACCCCCCAGAAATAACAGAGTAGTAACACTTCAACAGGAGacccaaaaaacccagcaacaacagcaaataGTGCTTGTTCAGGCTGGCTCCAAGCTCCTTACGGTGTGCTTGCATGgtgaaacacattttgaagtgaAGCAGGGATGTAACTGCTTTATTCatttaagaaatacaaaaatgacAAGCAGAAAATGCGTCTTTAAGGGATGAGTACATCAGCTCACAGGATCAGttatgcaaaaaaatatttaaaaccccGTTGTTTTGTAACCTACACCTCTAGCTAAGGTGAAAGACTGACATTTTGGGGCTTACACTTGGAATCACCTAATATTCATCCCAGGTATTAAATACAGACACATACTTTGAAAAACATATTGGAAATGCCTTCTTCCTATTAAATACCTTAGAAAGCAGATGTCCGCAACAATATATACCATGTACATGTGGTACAAAATGTTGATTACCCGATCAACACTGATCCGTAACAGCTACTACAGGACAAGCAGTTCTTTTTACAAGGCTTGGATGAGCTACCGCCTGTCAGAACCCCGACCATCTCGCAGACCGCAGGAGCAAACCCCCATTCTCACAGAATGCACCACGCTTTCGGTTACTGTCTGCCCATCAGAAGGGTGtccttcaggtttgttttttagaGATTAACTAGCAAAATAAGGCAAACTTCTGCATTTTAGAAAGAACATTCTGAGGAACGTAGCAAAAAGCAGCTGCTCTATCTTTAGGCTCCAGCGGGAGGCTGGGGTCCTCAGCACCACTCCGGCTCAGACCCGCTCCAGCAGCAACAGGAATGCCATTATATTGTGACAATAGTATCAGCTGACAGGGCAGGATAATCAACCAGTGTTCTGACCTGTACTCTCAGGTCTTTCAATgctaaatgaaagcaaaatttgcTTTACAGAAGGGATCAAGGACCAGGGGGGGCCGGGAGGACACACACCATAAGGCATTTGAGaactttaaattacatttttaaccATCTTAAACATCTTGGCTCCACTGACTGTTAAGCACGTGTGCCCAAAGTACCTGCCGGCATCCAGCACGCCTCCCGCCCGCGCCGGGCACACCACCGGCCTCCTGCAAGCGGAACCGGGAGCCCAAGAGCTCCTTCCGCAGCCGCATCTCTTGCAGCTACGTCAATACGCAACACAAAGCCGAAAGCTTGCTCAGGTCTGGAGGGTAAAGATCCTCCACCTAAGGATACTACACAAGCCTGCAGGGCAAGGCACAGCCTGTATTTTGCAGTTCTGTGTCACAGCTGTAAGGCAGCCTGCGACCCGCAGAGACGCGCTGCCATCAAAGCGGCTTCACCTGTCACTGCTGTTCCAAACCACCTTGTCACCACCTAACGCTAAACAGGTGGGAGGCACTTCCACCCAGCTGTGCAAGTATCCAGTCCCTAGGTATACGGCTGTTTAGCATGCTTCTTTTTAACGCAGCAGTCATCAGTATTATAAGAGTGTATGTTAGGCTAATTTTATTAGCCAAATAAAATTTACAAGTCACACAAGAAGCAGAATCAAGAACAAATTATACTTCGACATGAACACGCATTACTATTAAAGAACTGTGTGCACACCACAACACACTGAGCTATACTGGGATACTGCAGTCTctgaaaagctgtgttttggggaatttctttttgttcatgcccattacaaaaataaaaagcacatctgtgttttctgaaaactACTGCATTACTGTCCTTCATTCTTAAATGATGAAAGTAAAGTAATTGCTCTCACTTCCTACTTCTCACAGGTGAAACCAACACAACCCAGCATCCATTCCTGAACAGGCGGCCATTAAATTATTGAGATAAATTCAGACACACACACTCCAGAACTGAACTACAAACTAAGGAACAGCAAACTGAAGTTACTTTATTTCTATCTCTGTGACCATCCTAGAGCGGCTGTGTAGTCACAAACTTCTTTATTTACACGCCAGCTATACACTTTATCTCATCTTAGCTTTTCCCACTCACCTCTACGCAGGCAAATCCACCCAGGGGTCAGAAAATTACTAAACACCATTATATACATAAGCAAAGCTTTAGTAACAAAACTGTTCTGTTTACTAGGAACTGTACTAGAAACAGGTTTATATTCAAAGAGAGCATTTAAGCCACTGTGTCTTTAAAGCTATCCAATACAGACCCACATCTCTTTCTATGTTCTATGGTACATCCCAGCATTACTACTCCTCACTAAACAGGCGCTTGCAGGAGGCCCTCAGATGTCACCTGCGCTGTCACAGGGAAGTTCCTGCTCCCAAGAGACAAGAGGTCAGCGCAGAGCAAGTCCCACCTACTCCAGACACTTGCCACAGAACACGGTTAAGCAGATGACGATCCTTCGAGAGAAACGAGGCAGCATTCTCCCTAATGCAGGTGCAGTTTCTGGGATCTGCTTCCCATTCTGTCAGACATCCGTCCTACGAGAGGGTTATTAGGTACAGACAATCAAACGGCGTGTTTCGGTACAATTCTCAAAATCAAGCTACAGCTTGGCAAAACTGTCCGATTTCACACATGAAGTCACTTTTTTCAAGACCTACTTGTTTCTAGTACCAACGCACTGTTTCATGGCACGTAACGTGGAAACACCATAAAGCTACAGTCGGTGCACACATCTTCACCTTCTCAAGTCAAATGACAAGCCACATCACAGAAGCGAatttaataatttctttcaaaaCCAGGCTGTCCCTCGGTACGGTTAGGGCAATTCACCCATGCAAGGGACCAAATCATCTGCCCAAACTAACACAAGACCTGAAACTCAGCAGTTCATCTCGGCTACAAAACAGAAAGCTGTGCTTGAAGTGACGTTCGAGGATGACTGTCCAACGTGGTTTTAAAGAGCAAAGGTAAAGTAACAAACTCCAAGCCCGGTGAACTGAAGTAAATCCAAAGCACCCGAAGCTGTCTGGCGACGAGCTGGTACTCGCAGTGTTTTTCTACAAATACTTCTCTGAAACCACTTGCACCTTCAACAACGTATCAGCGACGCTGGTTCACAACAGAGGCCAATGAGCACTTCAGATAAAAGAATTACAATATAATTGCAAATAGCAAGTTACTTGGAACCTATTCATAAAAGCTAAGCCAGAGAGAACCAGTTTCACTGTAAGAGCCATAAATTATCACAATCAAAAGGAAACTCAGCTCTTGGTTTAAATCCTGACGATACCAAAAGGTTGTCCTGCTTATTTAAACTCACATCGGTAAGTAAGTTGACACTAGTTTTAATAGCAACAAAAAGACTCATTTCAACTAAAATCAGCGTCAGGTTAGACTGACTTCAGAGACTGACAATACCTTGAAATTTCACGCGAAATCCTTCAGCTCAGAAGCACAAAGCCCTAGACTTTCAATGTTCCACTGGAATCAGTGGGGATTACATGCCTAGTATATTGCATATCCGGAGCAAAGCAAAAGCCAGCTTTTAAGATGCAGTCCCATAAAGCATCAGCAGTAAAGACTAAGTGCTTAGAAACCTGAAGTCAAAATAACTTTGTACTTTTTAAATCCATGCCCCATATCATACATACTCTCACTCAAGCATATAAGGAATTCAAATCTTTTATTTGATATCCATAAACGTTGCTATTCTGTATTTCTATGCAGGAAGGCAGTTTTCCCCTAAAACATTATGCTTTTTAATAAACAACAAACTTTAATTCTATTGCGTGAAAGGGCTACAAATATACATTTGCTAATCAAGCAGGCtacacagatttttttgctttacaaCTGGCACCTATGTTACTGGTACACTTAGCTGGCTCATTTATCATAGCACTTTGCCCACCTAGTTTAGATTATCGGTTTTTGAAATATGGGCAACTgcaattattaaagaaaaaaagaatacgtGCTGAGGCAGGTATTGCAAATCTGTTCCTTTTTTCCAGACAATACTCATGGAGCCCATCTTTATTCACACGCGGATGTCATTGCATTCTAGTGACATAAAATAACTTTCGGAAGTCTAGTACAATTGTCAGCGACCCAGCTTCACTCCTGCTGTAAGGAAGCCTGCAGCGAGGGGGCTGCCATCCTGTCGGTAGATGGTGCTGCGAGAGACTCTTGGGGAACTTTAACGAAGGACAATAGTCCGGAGTGAAAAGTCTGTTAACCCGGTACTATGAAAACAAGTATGCGTTTAATAGAAAGGATAAATGTCGACCCTTTCCTGGAAGGAATCATACAGAGACAAACCGATAAGAGGACTCGAAACTAAGCAATTGGAAATTCTGAACATTTTATATGAATGAAGCACATGCTTAACACAAACTATTTCTTCAAAACTACACAGTACATACGTTGATGGAAAAGTCCTATAGAAAAAAATTGACCAACCATGTCAGCACGTCAAACCGCCTAGTACAAGATGGTGGATGCACACAAACTGCGTCAGTGAGAACgaatatttaaaaaacagaccACATCCACGGATCAGTACTTCAAAAGTTTCTCTGTCGAGCGTCTGAAAACCAATAAATCCACTAGAGGGGTAGCAAAAAAGTCAATTCAGACCTTTACTGGCAATAAAATATTTACTCTAAGTACACAGAgatttttaaagcagagaaacacttgttTCGAACCTAGAAAGCCTTAAAACCGTACGGAATGGAtcctaggaaaaaaattagaCATGTAAAGGTCAATGAACAcaatgatttatttaaaaaataaaaaacgtaaaaacgattttttttttcctcctttacagaAATGTTAATTTCAGTCATGGGATCCGAGTAgattttgtagaaaaaaatgtaGTAGCCAGGTATCGAGTCCTTATAACAAAGGAACTCCCCCGTAACCCTCCCCAGTCTTTACTCCAGATCAGCAAGACACTTCCCACCCCgtacccccaaaaaaacaaattaaaacaagacATTTTTCATTGCTAGTATAAAAACGACCAAGGTccaagtaataataaaaaaatagagtCCATCAATGACTGTAACACAAAGTATGTATATGTGGGGCCCAGTCCATCTTCAGAGAGAAAGGAgtggcacaggcagcagaggcGACCCTCGGGGGGCATTTCGGAGCTGCTCCCACAGCAGGGAGGCATTTAAAAGGAGCTGCCCTTCGGCGAACGAGGGGAGAAACCATTTCGAAGCTGCCCCGTAGCAGAGGGAGGGCTCTCCACGCCAACCCCCGATGGGTATATGGGCGCTCGGGCTCAGAAAGAGCCGCCCCCGTAGCCTCCCCCGCCATAGCCTCCTCTGTACGGTCCACTGTTACTGCGGCCCCCCCAgctgccgcccccgccgccccctcctccgCCGCTCTTCATGGGGCCGTAGGAGGACTGGTGCTGGCTGTAGCTGCCGAACCCGCCGTACCCGTTGCCGTAGTCGCCGcctccccctccgccgccgccgtaGGAGCCGCCGCCGTAGGAGCCGTacccgccgccaccgcctccccCGTAGCCGCCGTAGCTGTTGTAGCCGCCGCCTCCTTTGGAGAGGCCGTTGTGATCCCGGTtgccggctccgccgccgccccgaccccttcctcctcctcctcctcctctgcctccccggGAGGGCCTGGAggagccgccgcctcccccccccgacTGGATGTCCTCCTTGGGCACGGCCTTCTTCACCTCCACGCGGTGGCCCTGGATCGGGTGGAACTTGACCACGGCCGCCTTGTCGGCCGCGTCGTGGTTCTGGAAGTAGACGAAGCCGAAGCCGCGCTTCTTCCCGCTCTGTTTGTCGGCGATGATCTCGGCCTTCTCCACGGGGCCGAACTGGCTGAAATGCTGCACCAGGTCCCCCTCGCCTACGTCCCCTTTGAGGCCGCCCACGAAAAGCTTCTTCACCTTAGCGTGGGCCCCCGGCTTGGCCGAGTCCTCCCGGGACACGGCCCGCTTCAGCTCCACCGCGTTGCCGTCCACGGCGTGGGGGGAGGCGGCCATGGCGGCGTCCGCCTCCTCCACCGCCGAGTAGGTGACGAAGCCGAAGCAGCGGGAGCGCTTGGTCTGCGGGTTGAGCACCACCACGCAGTCGGTGAGGGTGCCGTAGGCCGCGAAGtgctcccgcagcccggcctcCGTCGTCTGCACGTTCAGGCCGCCGATGAACAGCTTGCAGAGCTGCGAGTTCTCCATGCCGGTGCCGCGCCGGGGCCTGGCGCCGAGACTCCTCCTCCCGTCGGGGGGCAGCTCCGAAGGTTTTTTCGCCCCCTTCTCCGTCTTGCCGGGACCTCACGGCTGCGCCAGCCGCCGGCGAAGGCTCCCTCGGCCTGGCCCGACGCCTCCGCTTCGCCTCACCTGACCAGCAGAAGACACGGCGGGGGGCGTCCCGGCTGCCGCCGCTCCCGGGGAAAGGCGGgtcaggggagggggggggggtggaggaaaACACGGGCACGCACAAAATGGCGGCCGCGGCTTCTCAGGTCCTCAGCCGGCGACTGGTGCCCACACAAAGGGGACG encodes the following:
- the HNRNPA0 gene encoding heterogeneous nuclear ribonucleoprotein A0, whose amino-acid sequence is MENSQLCKLFIGGLNVQTTEAGLREHFAAYGTLTDCVVVLNPQTKRSRCFGFVTYSAVEEADAAMAASPHAVDGNAVELKRAVSREDSAKPGAHAKVKKLFVGGLKGDVGEGDLVQHFSQFGPVEKAEIIADKQSGKKRGFGFVYFQNHDAADKAAVVKFHPIQGHRVEVKKAVPKEDIQSGGGGGGSSRPSRGGRGGGGGGRGRGGGGAGNRDHNGLSKGGGGYNSYGGYGGGGGGGYGSYGGGSYGGGGGGGGDYGNGYGGFGSYSQHQSSYGPMKSGGGGGGGGGSWGGRSNSGPYRGGYGGGGYGGGSF